In Xanthomonas campestris pv. phormiicola, the DNA window GGCGGCCTCGGACATCATATGCCGGCCCCACGGCGGATCGAACACCAGTTCGACCTCGGCCTCGGCGATGGTCGGGATCAGCTCCAGCTTGCTGCGCACGTCGTCGACCAGGATCTCGCCCATGCCGCAGCCCGGCGCGGTCAGTGTCATCTTCACCTCGACCATGCGCTGGCCGTCCTCGCGATGCTGCACGCCGACCTCGTAGACCAGGCCCAGGTCGACGATGTTGAACGGGATCTCCGGATCGAAGCAGGTGCGCAGCTGCTGCCAGATCAGCGCCTCGACCTGCTCGTCGCTGGCGCCCTCCGGCAGGTCCAGGCCCGGCGGCGGTTCCTTGCCGATCGCGTCGCCGTCCTTGCCGGCGATGCGGAACAGGTTGCCTTCGACGAACACCGTGTAGCTGCCGCCCAGCGCCTGGGTGATGTAGCCGTAGCTGCCGGCCGGCAGGGTGACCGCGTCGCCTTGCGGCACCATCACCGCCGCGCAATCGCGTTCGAATTGGACAGGTTCGCTGCTGCGTGAATACATGGGGGCGATATGGGGGCTGGCCCCGCCGGTGCAAGTCGTCCAGTTTATCCGAGTGCGCGGGGGAACGCGGCGAAGGGTATCCTGTGCGGATTCTCCGGGAACATCGCATGCCGCCCTCTTCCATGCCGGCCAGGACTTCGCACTGGCTATGGCCCTTGCTGCTCTGCCTGGGCTGTGTCACCGCCTTGATCGCCTGGATGCTGGTCGCGCTGAGCCTGGGTCACCAATCCGGCTGGA includes these proteins:
- the sufT gene encoding putative Fe-S cluster assembly protein SufT, encoding MYSRSSEPVQFERDCAAVMVPQGDAVTLPAGSYGYITQALGGSYTVFVEGNLFRIAGKDGDAIGKEPPPGLDLPEGASDEQVEALIWQQLRTCFDPEIPFNIVDLGLVYEVGVQHREDGQRMVEVKMTLTAPGCGMGEILVDDVRSKLELIPTIAEAEVELVFDPPWGRHMMSEAARLETGML